In Pelodiscus sinensis isolate JC-2024 chromosome 2, ASM4963464v1, whole genome shotgun sequence, the following proteins share a genomic window:
- the LOC142827209 gene encoding uncharacterized protein LOC142827209 has translation MSQPSEGSQPSTAPHDQPGGSREPARGRKRRAPAWSSAEIVDLIEVWGEASNVHDLRTSHRNAAVYGRMAASLAARGHQRSREQVRCKIKDLRQSYSRACLPGADPEACPHFHALDRILGPHAVPAPRDVIDPGAEGPLLETEEEEEGSESQEPAASLPRTRDPRGTPQSRSPASSEAGEASTSAAPGPAGRTTPPAAAARARASRTARNQEDYQRRHLRFLDRQLRLQDHWVQEDLRLRQRSLEALEEQGRALRGHLQSLLDRFPFPPPPAPPLAPPLAPPAPPAPPASAPASSTPPVLSAPPSTTIPHRRPRTRSVARRERQPDSHP, from the exons atgagccagccatccgagggttcccagccctccactgctccccacgaccagcctggcggctcccgggagcctgcccgggggcgcaaaaggcgggcgcccgcctggtcaagtgcggagatcgtggacctcatcgaggtttggggggaagcctccaatgtccacgatctccgcactagccaccggaacgcggccgtctatggacgcatggctgccagtctggccgccaggggccaccagcgcagccgggagcaggtgcgctgcaaaattaaggacttgcggcagtcctactcccgggcctgcctgccaggggctgacccggaggcctgcccccacttccatgccctggaccgcatcctggggcctcatgccgtccctgccccccgggacgtgattgaccccggggcagagggaccgctcctggagacggaggaggaggaggagggctctgagagccaggagcctgccgccagccttcccaggacccgggacccccgaggcaccccacagagccgctcgcctgcatcatcagaggccggggaggcgtccacct ctgcagcaccggggcctgcagggcgcaccacaccgcctgcagcagccgcccgcgcccgggcaagcaggacagccaggaaccaggaggactaccagaggcggcatctccggttcctggaccgacagctccgtctccaggaccactgggtccaggaggacctcaggctgcgccagaggagtctggaggccctggaggagcagggccgtgccctgcgaggccacctccagagcctgctggaccgctttccatttcctcctccccctgctccccctcttgctccccctcttgctccccctgctccccctgctcctcctgcttccgctcctgcttcctccacaccccctgtcctctctgcccccccctccacaaccattccccaccgacgcccccggacccgcagtgtggcgagacgggagaggcagccggactcccacccctga